A region of Thermococcus argininiproducens DNA encodes the following proteins:
- a CDS encoding nucleotidyl transferase AbiEii/AbiGii toxin family protein, with translation MLRIAKDLDVILAGGWAVYHWLSKWDLNGVPSVDVDFLVRRESFEEVHLKLRELGYQSSGFRYFKVVKDEELPFLEERLNVDLLFDRKPTKLSFESPYVRAIFEEEYYSIERFEFEGLSGKVRVVLPEALMVLKLDIYSNPTYPEEKREKHWKDMVDIYSLFMDAPSLKTKVFENLYKVKPFSFEHLEMFFSKESRELMDVTSIIMEYVGLPFDREGLLMRIDDVKESLSLGRTETRLEAG, from the coding sequence ATGCTCAGAATAGCCAAAGATTTAGATGTAATACTTGCGGGAGGATGGGCGGTTTATCACTGGTTGAGTAAGTGGGATCTAAACGGTGTCCCCTCGGTTGATGTGGATTTCCTTGTTAGACGGGAGTCTTTTGAGGAGGTGCATTTAAAGCTGAGGGAACTGGGCTATCAAAGTTCAGGCTTCAGATACTTTAAAGTGGTTAAAGATGAGGAACTTCCATTCCTTGAGGAGAGGTTGAATGTTGATTTGCTCTTTGACAGGAAACCCACCAAGCTGAGCTTTGAGAGTCCCTATGTGAGAGCAATATTTGAGGAAGAATACTATTCCATTGAAAGGTTTGAGTTTGAGGGGCTCTCTGGAAAAGTCAGAGTTGTCCTCCCTGAGGCTCTTATGGTACTAAAGCTCGATATATACTCCAACCCGACATATCCTGAGGAGAAGAGAGAAAAGCACTGGAAGGACATGGTTGACATATATTCCCTCTTTATGGATGCTCCCAGCTTGAAGACCAAAGTTTTTGAAAATCTCTACAAGGTTAAGCCGTTCTCATTTGAGCACCTTGAAATGTTCTTTTCAAAGGAAAGCAGGGAGCTTATGGATGTTACATCTATTATTATGGAGTATGTCGGCCTTCCATTCGACAGAGAAGGTTTGTTAATGAGAATTGATGATGTTAAAGAAAGCCTTAGCCTTGGAAGGACTGAAACTCGTTTGGAGGCTGGATGA
- the cas4 gene encoding CRISPR-associated protein Cas4 has product MSELLEFYASEAMTCPRRIYFRLKGYKEKWPEFVRVRLEQGVNTHNVLGEVLKRRFGFELEKHIVLKSPRLGLEIHGRIDAYRNFPIEIKGKTSLPRIPYEYHLAQLNVYLRWAESEYGYLYYVKLHEEPKRILGGIDFSRFPIVKGRNFKAFEVPYDEKLFKETVKQFYKIKMYYERDIPPEGWRDYTCKFCPYYYLCSTNGD; this is encoded by the coding sequence ATGAGTGAACTGCTAGAATTTTATGCTAGCGAAGCGATGACATGCCCTAGAAGAATATATTTCCGTCTTAAAGGATATAAAGAAAAATGGCCCGAGTTTGTCAGGGTCAGGCTTGAACAGGGAGTTAATACTCACAATGTTCTTGGGGAAGTCCTTAAGCGGAGGTTTGGTTTTGAACTTGAAAAGCACATTGTCTTGAAGTCTCCTAGGCTTGGACTTGAGATCCATGGAAGGATAGATGCTTATAGGAATTTTCCCATTGAGATAAAGGGGAAAACTTCTCTTCCTCGAATCCCATATGAGTATCACTTGGCCCAGTTGAATGTCTACTTAAGATGGGCCGAGAGTGAATATGGGTATCTTTATTATGTTAAACTCCATGAAGAGCCCAAAAGAATTTTAGGAGGGATTGATTTTTCGAGATTTCCGATAGTTAAGGGAAGAAACTTCAAAGCCTTTGAAGTACCATATGACGAAAAACTCTTCAAAGAGACAGTAAAGCAATTCTATAAAATAAAAATGTATTATGAAAGGGACATTCCACCAGAGGGCTGGAGAGACTATACGTGCAAGTTCTGTCCTTATTATTACCTTTGCTCCACTAATGGGGACTAG
- a CDS encoding GTP-binding protein: MPKRVKFGHNYYYILSIDELKDGKFRGKNIMIEGIIEDKATIEFLPMELPSYRTTFHIDGLKIEFSGTPNIGKGELVKVYGRFIGDGIIARAIETEKALYITEE, from the coding sequence ATGCCCAAACGAGTTAAGTTCGGTCATAACTATTATTATATCCTCAGCATCGATGAATTGAAAGATGGCAAATTTCGCGGGAAGAATATTATGATAGAAGGCATTATAGAGGATAAAGCAACTATAGAATTTCTCCCAATGGAGCTTCCAAGTTATCGAACCACTTTTCATATAGATGGTCTCAAAATAGAATTCTCTGGGACACCAAATATAGGGAAGGGAGAGCTTGTTAAGGTTTATGGACGGTTCATAGGCGATGGAATAATCGCTAGAGCCATTGAAACAGAAAAGGCCCTATACATAACGGAGGAGTAA
- a CDS encoding MBL fold metallo-hydrolase encodes MALEKLGENLYLYPGSPSTLIKIGDRTVIADPGHGSKRHKELRRELRKLGVEIGYMLATHGHADHLAIAPKLKKPLFIHRYEFSIAESPLNRELLTFGSKAPKGFLVYQFPQEVKVYGVFEWGDELFGLRTIELPGHSPGMTGFFDEENAVLYAGDSFFGERVIQSVGLPYLVEPDLFKESIKRLMEYAEEGLLLIPSHGKAVKGENATNLLELNLKRVEEGEEKILELLREARSVSELSYALAKEFEAKITPQILALNQVPIRAMIASLYNRDLIEPVVEKDLKWKTKS; translated from the coding sequence ATGGCACTTGAAAAGCTTGGGGAAAATTTATATCTTTATCCCGGGAGTCCCTCTACACTGATAAAAATTGGCGATCGAACTGTAATAGCCGACCCCGGTCATGGAAGCAAGAGACACAAGGAACTTAGAAGAGAACTTAGAAAACTTGGTGTAGAGATTGGATACATGCTCGCCACCCATGGACACGCAGATCATCTAGCAATTGCCCCAAAACTCAAAAAACCCCTCTTCATTCATAGGTATGAATTCTCAATCGCTGAGAGCCCTCTTAATAGAGAACTACTAACTTTTGGCTCAAAAGCACCCAAGGGCTTTTTAGTGTACCAGTTTCCTCAAGAGGTTAAAGTTTATGGTGTTTTTGAATGGGGAGATGAACTCTTTGGACTCAGGACAATCGAACTTCCGGGACATTCTCCAGGAATGACCGGTTTCTTTGATGAGGAAAACGCGGTTCTCTATGCTGGAGATAGTTTCTTTGGAGAGAGAGTAATCCAATCTGTTGGCTTACCCTACCTAGTAGAGCCAGACCTCTTCAAAGAGTCCATAAAAAGACTTATGGAGTACGCTGAAGAGGGCCTCCTCCTGATTCCCTCACATGGAAAAGCTGTAAAGGGAGAAAATGCCACAAACCTTCTTGAGCTGAATCTCAAACGAGTTGAAGAGGGAGAAGAAAAGATTCTTGAACTCTTAAGAGAAGCAAGAAGTGTAAGCGAGCTTAGTTATGCCCTTGCAAAAGAGTTTGAAGCAAAGATAACTCCACAAATATTGGCCTTAAACCAAGTTCCTATAAGGGCAATGATAGCAAGTCTCTACAACAGAGATCTCATAGAACCTGTAGTAGAAAAGGATCTTAAGTGGAAAACCAAATCCTAG
- a CDS encoding class I SAM-dependent methyltransferase yields the protein MPKRTQLIKPRIREILSRKLPSELVNLLPKHWVQLGDVLILPLREELLPYKKEIAKVYAEVLGVKTVLRKGRIGGEFRETNYEIIYGNDPVTIHKENGILYKFDASKVMFSPANVKERVRMASIANSNELVVDMFAGIGHLSLPIAKHCRARVIAIEKSPYTFQFLVENIELNRVQDRMTAYNIDNREFKGENIADRILMGYVVKTHEFIPKALEIAKNEAIIHYHNTIPERLMPREPFATFQKIANEQGYETELLESRILKRYAPGVWHVVLDVKVFKK from the coding sequence ATGCCAAAGAGAACCCAGCTTATAAAACCTAGGATACGAGAGATACTAAGTAGAAAACTCCCTTCAGAGCTAGTTAACCTCCTCCCAAAACATTGGGTCCAGCTAGGAGACGTTTTAATTCTCCCTCTCAGGGAAGAACTCCTCCCGTACAAGAAGGAGATAGCAAAAGTCTATGCAGAGGTCCTAGGTGTTAAAACCGTCTTAAGAAAAGGAAGGATAGGTGGAGAGTTTAGAGAGACAAACTACGAGATAATCTATGGAAATGATCCTGTAACAATACACAAGGAAAACGGTATTCTATATAAGTTCGACGCTTCCAAAGTTATGTTTTCTCCAGCCAATGTAAAAGAACGGGTTAGAATGGCAAGCATAGCCAATTCAAATGAATTAGTGGTCGACATGTTCGCAGGAATTGGCCATTTAAGCTTACCAATAGCAAAACACTGTAGAGCCAGGGTAATAGCCATTGAAAAAAGCCCCTACACATTCCAGTTTTTAGTTGAGAACATTGAACTTAACAGAGTTCAGGACAGAATGACCGCATATAACATAGATAACCGTGAATTTAAAGGAGAGAATATAGCGGATAGAATCCTCATGGGATACGTTGTTAAAACTCACGAATTTATTCCAAAGGCTTTAGAGATAGCAAAAAATGAAGCAATAATCCACTACCATAACACAATCCCAGAGAGATTGATGCCAAGAGAACCCTTTGCAACTTTTCAAAAAATAGCCAATGAACAGGGATATGAAACAGAGCTCTTAGAAAGTAGAATACTAAAGCGTTATGCTCCAGGAGTTTGGCATGTTGTTTTAGACGTTAAAGTGTTTAAGAAATAG
- a CDS encoding HD domain-containing protein — translation MLDTFIEAGKLKKLPRMGWLLRGVPHPESVAEHCFRVALITLFLADELKKGGVSINTERALKIALLHDLAEAKITDLPLEAQNYVDKKKAERKAMIDILGAEKVEYFELFREYEEEKSLEGRLVKFADKLEMILQAWEYEKAGIKGLDEFWNALEYLEQNEFHKYFGELIEELKELKGY, via the coding sequence ATGCTCGATACGTTCATCGAGGCGGGAAAATTGAAAAAACTTCCAAGAATGGGATGGCTACTTAGAGGGGTTCCGCATCCAGAGAGTGTTGCAGAACACTGCTTTCGTGTCGCGCTTATAACACTATTCTTAGCAGATGAACTTAAAAAAGGAGGGGTCTCAATTAACACAGAAAGGGCCCTTAAGATAGCCCTTCTTCACGACCTTGCGGAGGCGAAAATAACAGACCTACCCCTAGAGGCCCAAAACTACGTGGATAAGAAAAAAGCTGAAAGAAAAGCAATGATAGACATCCTTGGGGCCGAGAAAGTAGAATATTTCGAACTCTTTCGGGAATATGAAGAAGAAAAAAGCCTTGAGGGAAGGCTTGTAAAGTTTGCTGATAAATTAGAAATGATTCTCCAGGCTTGGGAATATGAAAAGGCCGGAATTAAAGGGTTAGATGAATTCTGGAATGCCTTAGAATATCTAGAACAGAACGAATTCCACAAATATTTTGGAGAACTAATTGAAGAACTCAAGGAACTGAAAGGTTATTAA
- a CDS encoding BlaI/MecI/CopY family transcriptional regulator — protein MPEDQDVEKLSEEVKTLRKALNELMKSFELVSSLAENYLRLINIYAQYGGLGIDVVVPQLRHDPIAREIVKILFDLKSANISQIAQELKKRRGKASRNTVREKLHHLIELNIVEEAKGERGNTYALKKEVLNKWFDLIGIPIKFDQTE, from the coding sequence ATGCCAGAAGACCAAGATGTGGAGAAGCTATCAGAAGAGGTCAAAACATTAAGGAAAGCCCTTAATGAACTTATGAAGAGTTTTGAACTAGTTTCTAGTCTGGCTGAGAACTATCTTCGCCTAATAAACATATACGCTCAATACGGAGGACTAGGAATAGATGTGGTCGTCCCCCAACTACGACATGATCCCATTGCAAGAGAAATTGTAAAGATTCTTTTTGATCTAAAAAGTGCCAATATAAGCCAGATAGCCCAAGAATTAAAGAAAAGAAGAGGGAAAGCATCAAGAAATACTGTTAGGGAGAAACTCCACCACTTGATTGAGCTCAACATTGTCGAGGAAGCTAAGGGAGAGAGAGGAAACACTTATGCCCTTAAGAAAGAAGTGCTCAATAAGTGGTTTGATTTGATCGGAATCCCCATTAAGTTTGACCAAACAGAATAA
- a CDS encoding Era-like GTP-binding protein produces MIKVAIIGAENVGKSTLMNALLGRKISETMPIPGTTKGVIRRAFGKVKIPKSMKNPFGGVDELVLIDTAGLYDPQHELRGKVLSEEKFKELLSEIISADVVIHMIDAQYGLHRGMEKLHHLLKFRYEKPIIVVVNKIDLIPREQVEELGELIKKRLEQKPIMLSLVTYEGFNELLEALAYYAQYARK; encoded by the coding sequence ATGATAAAGGTTGCGATTATTGGTGCTGAGAATGTTGGGAAGTCTACTCTCATGAATGCCCTTCTTGGCAGAAAAATTTCTGAGACTATGCCAATCCCTGGAACAACTAAGGGCGTTATTAGAAGGGCTTTTGGGAAGGTTAAGATACCAAAAAGCATGAAAAATCCATTTGGTGGAGTGGATGAATTGGTTTTAATAGATACAGCTGGACTATATGACCCCCAGCATGAATTGAGAGGAAAAGTCTTGAGCGAAGAGAAATTCAAAGAACTTTTGAGTGAGATTATTTCAGCTGATGTAGTTATACATATGATAGACGCTCAATACGGCTTGCATAGAGGGATGGAAAAGCTTCATCACCTCTTAAAGTTTAGATATGAAAAACCAATTATTGTGGTAGTAAACAAAATAGACTTGATTCCAAGGGAACAGGTAGAAGAACTTGGGGAGCTCATCAAGAAAAGACTCGAACAAAAACCAATAATGCTCTCTTTGGTCACATATGAGGGGTTTAACGAGCTTTTGGAGGCTTTGGCATATTATGCTCAATATGCCAGGAAGTAG